A single region of the Accipiter gentilis chromosome 6, bAccGen1.1, whole genome shotgun sequence genome encodes:
- the CHCT1 gene encoding CHD1 helical C-terminal domain containing protein 1, which produces MEGFKEEADRARAKDGSRDSTAGQTTEKDLAGTVKEAAFVTGSEIAPPRKTPLICCADGLDQDTFKICKELLRPFKKSLRKLHLPQHLPTEKKIKYTKKSLTIIGDRIDLFLQRYCKASEVKHWKKMFWQFVSLFSDMDAKQLQKLYKYIKNNQMDKFLQICCPSEKPDSVPGLEEKKLKQLYISWGLCRGTRDLQEHSGQGDSPHPAARMRDERFQATSEINGKTEIN; this is translated from the exons ATGGAGGGCTTTAAGGAGGAAGCAGACAGAGCCAGGGCAAAGGATGGCAGCAGGGACAGCACAGCTGGCCAG ACCACAGAGAAGGATCTGGCTGgcacagtgaaggaggcagcctTTGTAACGGGCAGTGAGATTGCTCCACCACGCAAGACCCCGCTCATCTGCTGCGCAGACGGCCTTGATCAGGACACCTTTAAAATT TGCAAGGAGCTTTTGAGACCCTTTAAGAAGTCACTTAGGAAACTGCATTTGCCCCAGCACCTCcccactgagaaaaaaattaagtatacGAAGAAAAGTTTGACCATAATTGGGGACCGCATCGATCTCTTTCTCCAGCGGTACTGCAAAGCCTCGGAAGTCAAGCACTGGAAGAA GATGTTCTGGCAGTTTGTCTCCCTCTTCTCAGACATGGATGCAAAGCAACTGCAGAAGCTGTATAAGTACATCAAGAACAATCAAATGGATAAGTTTCTG caaatatgctGTCCTTCAGAAAAGCCAGATTCAGTTCCAGGActtgaagaaaagaaactgaagcaaCTTTACATCAGTTGGGGACTCTGCAGAGGTACAAGAGACCTGCAGGAACACTCTGGTCAAGGAGACAGTCCCCACCCAGCAGCAAGAATGAGAGATGAGAG gttcCAGGCAACTTCAGAGATCAATGGAAAGACAGAAATCAATTAA